Proteins found in one Acidobacteriota bacterium genomic segment:
- a CDS encoding serine/threonine-protein kinase, with translation MTVSAGSRLGPYEIVAPLGAGGMGEVWRAKDTRVGRAVALKVLPEEFFESEENRGRFEREARMLASLNHPGIAVLYSFEEIPSSSAPSASRTRHVLAMELIEGGTLRAVLAEPVPLRRALSIAAQIADALAAAHAAGIVHRDLKPENVIVTKEGRAKLLDFGLAKTFAPFGDAEGETVSQAAGSTKPGTVMGTVGYMSPEQAAGRPSDFRADQFALGTILYEMLSGKRAFRKDSAAETLAAIIREEPEPLAAAAPKAPAAARWIADRCLAKDPDDRYASTRDLARDLTHLSERLTEITSGSAASSVAPPAPRVPGLAAAGAALLALAMGLLLGRVLFRARPVEPPTLHTLTYSGRDSQPAVSPDGRTLAFVSDRTGTPCLWLKQLPDGAEVALTSGPDALPSFSPDGASIIFSRHDGTRWNVFRVPTLGGEPRRIAEGFMGVLSPDGRRLLLMRSQASGTSMHNTILVADGDASNPRELYSWTGFAPGLPSWSPDGSRIAVTEQGGGSIGFPSKTLIIPVAGGVNLEVAPPTRGGMLTSVAWAGTHEVVYGQLAPFTSNDTVFVRQRVPGGKPVPFLRVLNGGSRVVPTAGGLFFDSFATRENLLEVSLDPKTGRAGATRWLSRGSGVDRQPDFSPDGTRVVYSTNRGGNLDVWEMVVATGAVRRLTEEPLEDWDPGFSPDGKHLLWSSRRSGNFEIWMADADGTNPKQVSHDGVDAENPAMTPDGAWIYYGSYSNDKAGIWKVKPDGTGTVKVFAGAISGPSVSPDGRYLLFPVTGNPSERSLKVVKTSDDSVVPFDVRVRLPKPDPRVVWGRTRWRPDGGAVTWLGQDERGKAGIYVQDFKPGSDTSATRRLLFSAEADHNAESFGFSPDGSKLVVAIGEEARSIMRAESPDLPRAAGK, from the coding sequence GTGACCGTATCCGCCGGCTCCCGCCTCGGGCCCTACGAGATCGTCGCGCCCCTGGGCGCCGGCGGCATGGGCGAGGTGTGGCGGGCGAAGGACACGCGCGTCGGGCGGGCGGTCGCGCTGAAGGTCCTGCCGGAAGAGTTCTTTGAAAGTGAAGAGAACCGGGGACGTTTCGAGCGCGAAGCTCGAATGCTGGCGAGCCTCAACCACCCGGGGATCGCCGTTCTCTACTCATTCGAAGAAATCCCCTCTTCGTCCGCTCCCTCTGCCTCCCGGACGCGTCACGTCCTCGCCATGGAGCTCATCGAAGGCGGCACGCTGCGCGCCGTCCTCGCCGAGCCCGTGCCGCTCCGCCGTGCGCTCTCGATCGCCGCGCAGATCGCCGACGCCCTCGCGGCGGCGCACGCGGCGGGAATCGTCCACCGCGACCTCAAGCCCGAGAACGTGATCGTGACGAAGGAGGGGCGCGCGAAGCTCCTCGACTTCGGCCTCGCGAAAACGTTCGCTCCGTTCGGCGACGCCGAGGGCGAAACCGTCTCGCAGGCCGCGGGCTCGACGAAGCCGGGCACCGTGATGGGCACGGTCGGCTACATGTCGCCGGAGCAGGCAGCCGGACGCCCCTCGGACTTCCGCGCGGACCAGTTCGCGCTCGGCACGATCCTCTACGAGATGCTCTCGGGAAAGCGCGCCTTCCGGAAGGACTCGGCCGCCGAGACGCTCGCCGCGATCATCCGCGAGGAGCCCGAGCCGCTCGCCGCCGCCGCGCCGAAAGCCCCCGCCGCGGCGCGCTGGATCGCGGACCGCTGCCTCGCGAAGGATCCCGACGACCGCTACGCGTCGACGCGCGACCTCGCGCGCGACCTCACGCACCTCTCCGAGCGCCTCACGGAGATCACGTCCGGCAGCGCCGCGTCGTCCGTGGCGCCTCCGGCCCCGCGCGTGCCGGGCCTCGCGGCCGCGGGCGCGGCGCTCCTCGCGCTCGCGATGGGACTCCTCCTCGGGCGCGTCCTGTTCCGCGCGCGTCCGGTCGAGCCGCCGACGCTCCACACCCTGACGTACTCCGGACGCGACTCGCAGCCGGCCGTGTCGCCGGACGGCAGGACTCTCGCCTTCGTCTCGGACCGCACCGGAACGCCCTGCCTCTGGCTCAAGCAGCTTCCGGACGGCGCTGAGGTCGCGCTCACGAGCGGGCCCGACGCGCTTCCGTCCTTCTCGCCCGACGGCGCGTCGATCATCTTCAGCCGGCACGACGGCACGCGCTGGAACGTGTTTCGCGTGCCGACGCTCGGAGGTGAGCCGCGGCGGATCGCGGAGGGGTTCATGGGAGTGCTCTCGCCCGACGGCCGGCGGCTCCTCCTCATGAGGTCGCAGGCCTCGGGAACCTCCATGCACAACACGATCCTCGTCGCGGACGGCGACGCATCCAACCCGCGGGAGCTCTACTCGTGGACGGGCTTCGCCCCCGGCCTGCCCTCGTGGTCGCCGGACGGCTCGCGGATCGCCGTCACGGAACAGGGCGGCGGCTCCATCGGCTTTCCGTCGAAAACCCTGATCATTCCCGTCGCCGGGGGAGTCAACCTGGAGGTCGCGCCGCCGACGCGGGGCGGAATGCTGACGTCGGTCGCCTGGGCCGGGACCCACGAGGTCGTCTACGGGCAACTCGCGCCGTTCACCTCGAACGACACCGTCTTCGTGCGGCAGCGCGTCCCGGGCGGAAAGCCCGTGCCGTTCCTCCGCGTCCTCAACGGAGGCTCGCGCGTCGTGCCGACGGCCGGCGGACTCTTCTTCGACTCGTTCGCGACCCGCGAGAACCTGCTCGAGGTCTCGCTCGATCCGAAGACGGGCCGCGCCGGCGCGACCCGGTGGCTCTCGCGCGGGAGCGGCGTCGACCGCCAGCCGGACTTCTCACCCGACGGCACGCGAGTCGTCTACTCGACGAACCGGGGCGGCAACCTCGACGTCTGGGAGATGGTCGTCGCGACGGGCGCCGTCCGGCGGCTGACGGAGGAGCCGCTGGAAGACTGGGACCCGGGATTCTCGCCGGACGGCAAGCACCTTCTCTGGAGCTCGCGCCGGAGCGGGAACTTCGAGATCTGGATGGCCGACGCCGACGGGACGAACCCGAAACAGGTCTCGCACGACGGCGTCGACGCGGAGAACCCGGCCATGACTCCGGACGGCGCCTGGATCTACTACGGCTCGTATTCGAACGACAAGGCCGGCATCTGGAAGGTGAAGCCGGACGGAACGGGGACCGTCAAGGTCTTCGCCGGGGCGATCTCGGGCCCTTCCGTTTCGCCGGACGGACGCTACCTCCTCTTCCCGGTCACGGGCAATCCGTCCGAGCGATCCCTCAAGGTCGTGAAGACGTCCGACGACTCCGTCGTGCCGTTCGACGTCCGGGTCCGCCTGCCCAAGCCGGACCCGCGCGTCGTCTGGGGACGCACGCGGTGGCGGCCAGACGGCGGCGCCGTCACCTGGCTCGGCCAGGACGAGAGGGGCAAGGCCGGAATCTACGTACAGGACTTCAAGCCCGGAAGCGACACCTCGGCAACGCGGCGGCTCCTCTTCAGCGCGGAGGCTGATCACAACGCCGAGTCCTTCGGCTTCTCGCCGGACGGGTCGAAGCTCGTCGTCGCGATCGGCGAGGAGGCCCGCAGCATCATGCGCGCCGAGAGCCCGGACCTGCCCCGGGCCGCCGGGAAGTAA
- a CDS encoding type II secretion system protein, with the protein MTRRGFSLVEMCVVVMIGLVLLFALLPVALGLLRQQAGLNARSLGIDTWPLLVERLGGDAGRSSGALVSPPFPAAAFRLHFPPDRDEDPDVMWTFGNGRAERSTERRKPDGEVVRATTTWDLPGTLALEPDELENGRLLLAWDDGSGPELVAVACGRPTESAR; encoded by the coding sequence GTGACGCGCCGCGGCTTCTCCCTCGTCGAGATGTGCGTCGTCGTCATGATCGGCCTCGTCCTCCTCTTCGCGCTCCTGCCGGTCGCGCTGGGCCTGCTCCGGCAGCAGGCGGGGCTGAACGCGCGCAGCCTCGGCATCGACACGTGGCCGCTCCTCGTCGAGCGGCTCGGCGGCGACGCGGGGCGCTCCTCGGGCGCGCTCGTCTCGCCGCCGTTCCCGGCCGCGGCGTTTCGCCTGCACTTCCCGCCGGACCGCGACGAGGATCCGGACGTGATGTGGACGTTCGGGAACGGCCGGGCCGAGCGCTCGACCGAGCGCAGGAAGCCCGACGGCGAAGTCGTCCGCGCGACGACGACGTGGGACCTGCCCGGGACGCTCGCGCTGGAGCCGGACGAGCTCGAGAACGGGCGGCTTCTCCTTGCGTGGGACGACGGCTCCGGCCCGGAGCTCGTCGCGGTCGCATGCGGGCGCCCGACGGAGAGCGCGCGGTGA
- a CDS encoding MFS transporter: MSETPGEHPKGGAYPRYVLLVLVLVYVFNFLDRQIVSILAERIKADLGVTDAQLGFLYGTVFAVFFAIFGIPLGRLADAWDRRRLIAWGAAFWSLMTALSGFAKSFPQLALARMGVGVGEASAAPAAYSLLSDWFPKEKRATVLGLYSSGIYIGAGLGLGIGGLVVDRWDLAFPSGTGPFGLRGWQAAFLAVGLPGLVLAAWVRSLREPARAASHPPLTTTPVRTFLRESASVIPPFTLFALAAAGAGAAGVLGNVAAFAALAGLAWLLTLALGNPAQWIALAAGLYAVFSWAQALRLRNREDFDLVFRNRALVLANLGFGLVAFGTYGTSFWIAPYFVRVHHLNLAKTGLLLGGISAAGGWLGATCGGLLADAWGRKRADGRLLVGAASALLPIPLALGMLAAPSLALAAALALPITVLTALWVAPATTTAQELVPPRLRGTASAVLLLHTTFLGLALGPYTIGRLSVHAGSLKAALALALPVNLVAGLLLVLAARALPRPPAS, encoded by the coding sequence ATGTCCGAGACACCCGGCGAGCACCCGAAGGGCGGGGCGTACCCGCGCTACGTCCTCCTCGTCCTCGTCCTCGTTTACGTCTTCAACTTCCTCGACCGGCAGATCGTCTCGATCCTCGCCGAGCGCATCAAGGCCGACCTCGGCGTGACGGACGCGCAGCTCGGTTTCCTGTACGGCACCGTCTTCGCGGTCTTCTTCGCGATCTTCGGGATCCCGCTCGGCCGCCTCGCGGACGCGTGGGACCGGCGCAGGCTGATCGCGTGGGGCGCGGCGTTCTGGAGCCTCATGACCGCGCTCTCGGGCTTCGCGAAGAGCTTCCCGCAGCTCGCGCTCGCGCGGATGGGCGTCGGCGTGGGCGAGGCGAGCGCGGCGCCCGCGGCCTACTCGCTCCTCTCGGACTGGTTCCCGAAGGAGAAGCGCGCAACGGTCCTCGGCCTCTACTCGAGCGGCATCTACATCGGCGCGGGCCTCGGCCTCGGGATCGGCGGCCTCGTCGTGGATCGCTGGGACCTGGCGTTCCCCTCGGGCACGGGTCCGTTCGGCCTGCGGGGCTGGCAGGCCGCGTTCCTCGCCGTCGGCCTCCCGGGGCTCGTCCTCGCCGCGTGGGTGCGCAGCCTCCGGGAGCCCGCCCGCGCCGCGTCGCACCCGCCGCTCACGACGACGCCCGTGCGGACGTTCCTCCGCGAGTCCGCCTCGGTGATCCCGCCCTTCACGCTCTTCGCGCTCGCCGCGGCGGGCGCCGGCGCGGCGGGAGTGCTCGGCAACGTGGCGGCATTCGCCGCGCTCGCCGGCCTCGCGTGGCTGCTGACACTCGCGCTCGGAAACCCCGCGCAGTGGATCGCGCTCGCCGCCGGGCTCTACGCCGTCTTCTCGTGGGCGCAGGCGCTGCGTCTCCGGAACCGCGAGGACTTCGACCTCGTCTTCCGGAACCGCGCGCTCGTCCTCGCGAACCTCGGCTTCGGCCTCGTCGCGTTCGGGACGTACGGGACGAGCTTCTGGATCGCGCCGTACTTCGTTCGCGTGCACCACCTGAACCTCGCGAAGACAGGCCTCCTCCTCGGCGGCATCTCGGCCGCCGGAGGCTGGCTCGGCGCGACGTGCGGCGGACTCCTCGCGGACGCGTGGGGCCGGAAGCGCGCGGACGGCCGCCTCCTCGTCGGCGCGGCCTCGGCCCTCCTTCCGATCCCGCTCGCGCTCGGGATGCTCGCGGCCCCCTCGCTCGCGCTCGCGGCCGCGCTCGCCCTCCCGATCACGGTCCTCACGGCTCTCTGGGTCGCGCCCGCGACGACGACGGCGCAGGAGCTCGTCCCGCCCCGCCTGCGCGGCACGGCGAGCGCGGTGCTTCTCCTGCACACGACGTTCCTCGGCCTCGCCCTCGGGCCGTACACGATCGGACGGCTCAGCGTTCATGCCGGGAGCCTGAAGGCGGCGCTCGCCCTCGCGCTGCCCGTCAACCTCGTCGCGGGCCTCCTGCTCGTCCTCGCCGCCCGCGCCCTGCCGCGGCCCCCGGCATCGTAA
- a CDS encoding peptidyl-prolyl cis-trans isomerase, whose protein sequence is MKRLTPALTLALVVATFAVKGETPVKNPTVVMKTSMGSMTIELDAAKAPETVKNFLAYVNAKHYDGTVFHRVIDGFMIQGGGFAVDKQQKAVKAPIKNESSNGLQNKVGTLAMARTGDPNSATAQFFINVKDNGFLDKAQSQDGYGYCVFGKVTDGMDVVNKIKSTPTSNQGGAFVNAPVTPVVIESVRVQP, encoded by the coding sequence ATGAAACGACTCACGCCCGCCCTGACCCTCGCCCTCGTCGTCGCCACCTTTGCCGTGAAGGGAGAAACCCCCGTGAAGAATCCGACGGTCGTGATGAAGACGTCGATGGGCTCGATGACGATCGAGCTCGACGCCGCCAAGGCGCCGGAGACCGTGAAGAACTTCCTCGCCTACGTGAACGCGAAGCACTACGACGGCACGGTGTTCCACCGCGTCATCGACGGCTTCATGATCCAGGGCGGCGGCTTCGCGGTCGACAAGCAGCAGAAGGCCGTGAAGGCCCCCATCAAGAACGAGTCGTCGAACGGCCTCCAGAACAAGGTCGGCACGCTCGCGATGGCCCGCACGGGCGACCCGAACAGCGCGACGGCGCAGTTCTTCATCAACGTGAAGGACAACGGATTCCTCGACAAGGCCCAGTCGCAGGACGGCTACGGCTACTGCGTCTTCGGCAAGGTGACGGACGGCATGGACGTCGTGAACAAGATCAAGTCGACGCCCACGTCCAACCAGGGCGGCGCGTTCGTGAACGCCCCCGTCACCCCGGTCGTCATCGAATCGGTCCGCGTCCAGCCCTGA
- a CDS encoding trypsin-like peptidase domain-containing protein produces the protein MQRSSGRGAATAPARVKGAPADARPVAARGDLASDEKATIELFERCSPSVVYITSLARRPVSFFEMTEVPQGSGSGFVWDRQGHVVTNFHVIQNASSLVVTLADQSDWKATVVGVEPDKDLAVLRIGAPEAKLPPILVGTSRDLKVGQKVFAIGNPFGLDETLTTGIVSALGRTIEAVTGRKIQNVVQTDAAINPGNSGGPLLDSAGRLIGVNTQIASPSGASAGIGFAVPADTVNEVVPQLIAHGRVIRPRLGITPAQEGIARRLGISGVLVMEVQDGTGAAKAGLRGTRRGTDGSVVLGDVIIGVAGKKVASYDDLVSALEKQKVGDTVPVRILRGEGETTVDVTLSASR, from the coding sequence ATGCAGCGGTCTTCCGGCCGCGGCGCCGCGACGGCGCCCGCCCGCGTGAAAGGCGCCCCCGCCGACGCGCGGCCCGTGGCGGCGCGCGGCGACCTCGCGTCGGACGAGAAGGCGACGATCGAGCTCTTCGAGCGCTGCAGCCCGTCCGTCGTCTACATCACGAGCCTCGCCCGCCGCCCGGTGAGCTTCTTCGAGATGACGGAGGTGCCGCAGGGGTCCGGCTCGGGCTTCGTGTGGGACCGCCAGGGACACGTCGTCACGAATTTCCACGTCATCCAGAACGCCTCGTCCCTCGTCGTGACGCTCGCGGACCAGTCCGACTGGAAGGCGACGGTCGTCGGCGTCGAGCCCGACAAGGACCTCGCCGTCCTCCGGATCGGCGCTCCCGAGGCGAAGCTCCCGCCGATCCTCGTCGGGACGAGCCGCGACCTGAAGGTCGGGCAGAAGGTCTTCGCGATCGGAAACCCGTTCGGCCTCGACGAGACGCTCACGACGGGCATCGTGAGCGCGCTCGGGCGGACGATCGAGGCCGTCACGGGCCGCAAGATCCAGAACGTCGTCCAGACGGACGCGGCGATCAACCCCGGAAACTCGGGAGGCCCGCTTCTCGACAGCGCGGGCCGCCTCATCGGCGTCAACACCCAGATCGCGAGCCCCTCGGGCGCGAGCGCCGGCATCGGATTCGCGGTGCCCGCGGACACCGTGAACGAGGTCGTCCCGCAGCTCATCGCGCACGGACGCGTCATCCGGCCGCGCCTCGGCATCACGCCGGCCCAGGAGGGCATCGCCCGGAGGCTCGGGATCTCGGGCGTCCTCGTGATGGAGGTGCAGGACGGAACCGGCGCCGCGAAGGCCGGGCTCCGGGGCACCCGGCGGGGAACGGACGGCTCGGTCGTCCTCGGCGACGTCATCATCGGCGTCGCCGGGAAGAAGGTCGCGAGTTACGACGACCTCGTCTCGGCGCTCGAGAAGCAGAAGGTCGGCGACACCGTGCCCGTCCGCATCCTGAGGGGCGAAGGCGAGACGACGGTCGACGTCACGCTCTCGGCGTCGCGCTGA
- a CDS encoding cytochrome C, with protein sequence MKRLIKGLVLVVSVLAVLAGAGIAYLAAKKPAQRPASPEKIEATPARLARGEYLAMHVVDCLLCHSDAKFDRFGLPRIPGTEGKGGFAFTKEFGIPGVLYARNITPDPETGLGKWTDGEILRAIREGVDRDGNTLFPMMPYPAYHEMSDEDARAIVLYLRALRPIRNAVPAKKIDFPVNLLVKSAPRPVTGPIATPDPKADHLGYGKYLTVIGGCVGCHTPESRPGAPIPGREYTGGRMFKGPWGRNVTPNLTPHKDAYLGRATKEEFIGRFRSFAGLTGDAAPVASRGRNTLMPWLALSGMTDEDLGAIYDFLKTLPPVENKVDPFPDAPVSNARTDARMPSISPRSLAKAAGSTATSTPYTVGPEG encoded by the coding sequence ATGAAGCGTTTGATAAAGGGACTCGTTCTCGTCGTGAGCGTCCTCGCCGTCCTCGCGGGAGCCGGGATCGCCTATCTCGCCGCGAAGAAGCCCGCACAGCGGCCCGCGTCGCCCGAGAAGATCGAGGCGACGCCCGCTCGCCTCGCGCGCGGCGAGTACCTCGCGATGCACGTCGTGGACTGCCTCCTGTGCCACTCCGATGCGAAGTTCGACCGGTTCGGGCTGCCGCGCATCCCGGGCACCGAGGGGAAGGGCGGATTCGCGTTCACGAAGGAGTTTGGGATCCCCGGCGTCCTCTACGCCCGCAACATCACGCCCGATCCGGAGACCGGGCTCGGAAAGTGGACGGACGGCGAGATCCTGCGTGCGATCCGCGAGGGCGTCGACCGCGACGGCAACACGCTCTTCCCGATGATGCCGTACCCGGCGTACCACGAGATGAGCGACGAGGACGCGCGCGCGATCGTCCTGTACCTCAGGGCGCTCCGCCCGATCCGAAACGCGGTGCCGGCGAAGAAGATCGACTTCCCGGTGAACCTCCTCGTGAAGAGCGCGCCCAGGCCCGTGACCGGACCGATCGCCACGCCGGACCCGAAGGCGGACCACCTTGGATACGGGAAGTACCTCACCGTGATCGGGGGCTGCGTGGGCTGCCATACGCCCGAGTCGCGGCCGGGCGCGCCCATCCCCGGGCGCGAGTACACCGGGGGAAGGATGTTCAAGGGCCCGTGGGGCCGCAACGTGACGCCGAACCTCACGCCGCACAAGGACGCGTACCTCGGCCGCGCGACGAAGGAGGAGTTCATCGGGCGCTTCCGGTCCTTCGCGGGCCTGACGGGCGACGCGGCGCCGGTCGCGTCGAGGGGTCGCAACACGCTGATGCCGTGGCTCGCGCTCTCCGGAATGACGGACGAGGACCTCGGCGCGATCTACGACTTCCTGAAGACGCTTCCGCCGGTCGAGAACAAGGTCGACCCGTTCCCCGATGCGCCCGTGTCGAACGCGCGGACGGATGCGAGGATGCCCTCCATCTCGCCGCGCAGCCTCGCGAAGGCGGCCGGCTCCACGGCGACGAGCACGCCGTACACGGTCGGGCCGGAGGGATAG
- the ypdA gene encoding YpdA family putative bacillithiol disulfide reductase: MELLPHAHEALRALPAEVALHEENDEPAGRIGSRRGRGHAALRRGHDDRALRRAGRHELDGLDLERLAVRHDAEVRRHEIRDRVAPLVRDVRVDDEPHDLLGPHDARGGFLLVRGGRERKKAEDGGAAHGRILLPYASAVNDLVDVLVVGAGPVGLACALEAARAGLTHVVLEKGALLNTLVSWPTHVVFFSTPELLEIGGHPFVSAGPKPTRREGLDYYRKVAERERLDVRLHTPVVSLTREDGVFAAATPKGTFTAHAAVIATGFFDTPNPLGVPGEDLPKVSHYYREPYAHARADVLVVGGKNSAVEAALDLHRHGARVTMAIRGAAFGPSVKYWLRPDVENRVREGSIRAFFDTTVARIDEGSVTLRVREGTAEIPNDFVYALTGYRPDFPFLTASGIGITEDLEVVHDAETMETDVPGLYVAGVVAAGRHTGRLFIENGRAHAARIVGHVLARRGAPGRPEVPAIRRFQDGD, from the coding sequence ATGGAGCTCCTGCCTCACGCGCATGAGGCCCTTCGTGCGCTGCCGGCCGAGGTCGCCCTCCACGAAGAGAACGATGAGCCGGCCGGGCGGATAGGGAGCCGGCGGGGGCGCGGACACGCCGCCCTCCGCCGGGGGCATGACGACCGGGCCCTCCGGCGCGCCGGCCGCCACGAACTCGACGGACTCGACCTCGAGAGGCTTGCCGTCCGCCATGACGCGGAAGTCCGACGCCACGAGATCCGTGATCGGGTCGCCCCTCTTGTCCGTGACGTACGCGTCGACGACGAGCCTCACGACCTGCTCGGTCCTCACGATGCGCGCGGCGGGTTTCTCCTCGTCCGCGGCGGCCGCGAGCGCAAGAAGGCAGAGGACGGCGGCGCGGCGCACGGTCGGATTCTCCTCCCGTATGCTTCCGCCGTGAACGACCTCGTCGACGTCCTCGTGGTCGGCGCCGGGCCGGTGGGCCTCGCGTGCGCGCTCGAGGCGGCCCGCGCCGGCCTCACGCACGTGGTCCTCGAGAAGGGCGCGCTGCTCAACACGCTCGTGAGCTGGCCCACCCACGTCGTCTTCTTCTCGACGCCCGAGCTCCTCGAGATCGGCGGCCACCCGTTCGTCTCGGCGGGGCCGAAGCCCACGCGCCGGGAGGGCCTCGACTACTACCGCAAGGTGGCCGAGCGCGAACGGCTCGACGTGCGCCTCCACACCCCCGTCGTCTCCCTCACTCGAGAGGACGGCGTCTTCGCCGCCGCCACGCCGAAGGGGACCTTCACGGCGCACGCGGCCGTCATCGCGACCGGGTTCTTCGACACGCCGAATCCTCTCGGCGTCCCCGGCGAGGATCTCCCGAAGGTCTCGCACTACTACCGCGAGCCGTACGCGCACGCCCGGGCGGACGTCCTCGTCGTGGGCGGCAAGAACTCGGCCGTGGAGGCCGCGCTCGACCTCCACCGGCACGGCGCCCGCGTGACGATGGCGATCCGGGGCGCGGCGTTCGGCCCGAGCGTCAAGTACTGGCTGAGGCCGGACGTCGAGAACCGCGTGCGCGAGGGCTCGATCCGCGCGTTCTTCGACACGACGGTCGCGCGGATCGACGAGGGCTCGGTCACGCTCCGCGTCCGCGAAGGAACGGCGGAAATCCCGAACGACTTCGTCTACGCGCTGACCGGCTACCGCCCCGACTTCCCGTTCCTCACCGCCTCGGGGATCGGGATCACGGAGGACCTCGAGGTCGTCCACGACGCCGAAACGATGGAGACGGACGTGCCCGGCCTCTACGTCGCGGGCGTCGTCGCGGCCGGCCGGCACACCGGCCGGCTCTTCATCGAGAACGGCCGCGCCCACGCCGCGCGGATCGTGGGCCACGTCCTCGCGCGGCGCGGCGCGCCGGGGAGGCCCGAGGTCCCGGCGATCCGCCGCTTCCAGGACGGGGACTGA